In Streptomyces erythrochromogenes, the DNA window ACGAGGCCGTTGCCGCCGTCGGCACCACCGGCGCCGAGCTCCAGGTCGAGCCGTCCCCCGGCCGTCCGACCCCCTCCGACGGCTCGGACGTACTCCGGCTGCTCACCGACCGGGCCGTCTACCCGCGCGAGCTGATCGTGGAGTCGGCGTCCCTTGAGGACATCTACGTCGCCGCCGTCCGCGCGGCGGATGCCGCCACGACGGGCCGGGAGACGCGGCATGGCGACTGACGGCGCACCCCTGCCCTGGGGCCGGCTGGCCCGGGCCGAACTGATGCGGCTGAGGGCGCCGCGCGCCATGCGGCACGCGGGGATCGCCCTGCCTTTGGCCGTCCTCGCGTTCGGGCTGTCCAAACTGCTGCTCCACGACCGTGACACCGCGACCGCATGGCGCACCGCCGAAGAGCGGTACGCCACCTTCCTCGCCGACGCCCAGACCTATGGACTGCCCGTCGGGTCCGGCCTCAGCGCGAGGAACTACTTCCAGGACCCGCGGTACCTCATGGACACCATGTCCTTCGGCGACCTGCGCACCGTCGTCACCGCCCTGGCCGCCGCCGCCGTGGTCTTCGGCATGGTCGCCGGAGGCGCCGACTGGTCCTCGCGCGTCATGCTCACCCTCGCGGCGGCCGAGCCCCGCCGATTCCGGCTCTTCGCCACCCGGGCCCTGCTCGTCGCCGGCCTGTCGATGGCCGTCACCGCGGCCGCCGGGCTGCTCCTCGTGCCCCTGCTCCTGCTCGCCGCACTCACCCGGGGCAGCACGACGGGCCTCGACGGCGTCTACTGGGCGGCCCTGGCCAGCCAGTACGCGCGGGGGGTGCTCCTCGTGGGACTGCTCTGCCTGCTCGGCTACGGCCTGGCCATGCTGACGCGCAAAGCGTCCGTCGCGCTGGCCATCGGGTTCCTCTACCTGGCCGGTGCGGACCAGATCTTCGCCGGCCGCGGGCCGCGAGGCGCCGAGTACGCCATGGACGGGCTGGTCTTCGCCGTGCTCAACGAGAAACCCGTGGTCCCCCTGGCCGAGTCCGACTGCATCGCGGGACCCGGCTGCGAGGCGGTCCATGTCGACCTCACCGCCGCGGACGGGTTCCTGGGCGTACTGATCTATCTCGTACCGGTGCTGCTGATGGCCCTGTGGCGCTTCACCCGAACGGACATCACCTGATGACGACGGCAGCCCTACCCCCGGCCGGGCGCCCGGCCACCGGGCCCCACGCGGACCGATCGGGGCCCCGACCCCTGCGCCGGCTCGTCCGCTCGGAGCTGCGCCGGATCCTCAGCCCCAAACCGGTGCGCTGGGCCCTGTACGCGCTGCCGCTCCTCCTCGGCGCGTTCGCTCTCGCCGCGTACCTCGGCCACGACACCGACATGGCCACCGCGTGGCGCGAGGCGGAGGCGGCCTACCGGCAGTACACCGCGGAGGCCGCCCGACGGCCGGGCACCGGTGGGCCGCTGTCGGCGCAGTACTTCTTCGACGACCCGCGCTACCAGCTGACCAAAGCATCGTTCGTGGACCTGCGGACCGTGCTGTCAGGCGTTGCGGTGGCGGCCCTGGCCTTCGGCCTCGTGAGCGGAGGCACGGACTGGTCCTCCCGCGTCATCCTCAACCTGGTCGCCGCCGAGCCCCGCCGGGCCCGCCTGTTCGTCACCCGTGGTGTTCTCGTCGCCGCCGTCGCAGGGGTGACCGCTCTGGCCACCTCGGCCGTCCTCGTGCCGCTGCTCCTGGTGACAGCCCACCTGAGGGGCACCACCGCCGACGCCGACGCACACTTCTGGACCGCATTGGTCGTCATCGTGCTGAGAGGTGCGGCCTTCGTCGCACTGGTGGCCCTGCTGGGCTACTGCCTGGCCATGCTGACCCGCAGCCTGACCGTGGCATTCGGGATCGCGCTGGCCTACCTCGTCCTGGCCGAACGGCTCGTACGGGACTACGTGCCCTCACTGACGGAATACCACTTCTCCGGCATCACCTTCGCCGTCCTCAACGAGCGCCTCCTGATGCTGAGCGACAAGACCGAGTGCGTCGGCGAGATCGCCTGCGCAGCGATGCGGGAAGGGACCCCCGCGACCCATGCCTTCCTGGCGCTGGGGCTCTACCTCCTGCCCGTGGCCGCGGCCGCCCTGTGGAGGTTCACCCGCACGGACATCGGCTGAGGCCGTTCGGGACACCGGCCCCGCCGTCAGCGCAGTACGCCCGCCTTGGTCCCGTCCGTCAGGCGGCCCGTCAGGTCGACCTGGGCGCCGGCCGGGGCCTTGACCGCCAGCCGGTTGCCGTTCGCCGAGCCGTTCACCCCGCCGCCCGAGACCGACAGCGAGGCGAACTGCGCGCTGCCCGCGGCCAGGACGTACCACTGGCCCGCCCGCGACTTCCACAGCACGCCCGCCAGCACCCGCGGCTCCCGGGGCCCGCACGCCGCGGCCCCTTCCGCGGCCGCCGCCTGGGCCGCCGCGGCCGAGCCCGGCGCCAGGAACTGGGCCTGCACGCGGTCCGCCGCGCCCTGCCACGTCTCGGCCCGCGTGCACAGCCAGGTCGCCGTCCCGTCGCCCTCCGGCAGCGGCTGCTTCGCGTACGTCCAGGAGTTGACCGTACGGACCCCGTGCGAGCGCACCGAGGGCAGCAGGCAGGCGATCCTCGACCAGTCCGCGAGCTCCGCTGCCTCCGTCACGTTCCGCTCGGCACCCGGCGCCCCCGAGGTGAGCCGGGCCGGGGTCAGCTCGCCCAGGTCGGTGATCAGCCGGGTGGCGCCGTCCCCGGTCAGGGACAGGGCGTTCCAGCTGGTGCAGTCGCCCGTGGGAGCCGGTCCGGGCACCGGCGGGGTGACCCCGTCCTGCGTCGTCTTCAGCACCGCCGGCGGGCCGCCGGGCTTGAGCAGGTCCCGAAGGGCCACCCCCGTCACCCAGGGCGCCACCAGGTAGCGGACGTTGCCGTCCACCCGGCTGACGACCAGCGCGGTCGCGGTGTCCGCCGAGGCGCCGTCGGTCCGGGCGAAGTCCAGGGCCGCGCCCGCGGAACCGGAGCGCGGTTCGGCGTAGCGGACCACGCGCAGGCCGTCGTACAGCAGGACCACCACGGCCTGGTCGACGGCGCCCGCGAACAGCAGCTGCGCCGGTCCCATCGGCGGCCCGGACGGGGTCCCCGGGGTGGCCGAGACGACCACGGACGAGCCGGGCCGCGCCCAGACGGCCAGCGCCCGGCGCAGCAGAGCCGTGTCGTCCGCGCGGTCCCCGCGGGCCGGCCAGGTGGAGAAGTCCGTACGGGAGGACGTGTGCCAGAGCGCGGGCGCGACCCGGACCAGCTTGGCCGGATCCAGGGCCTGTTCGGCCACGGCGTTGCGCGCGTAGGGCGGCGCGGCGGCCCCGTCCGAGCCCCAGCCCCCGCCGGGCAGCGCGAGCAGCGCCCCGCACACGGCGAGGGCGGCCCCGGCGGCCAGCGCGGCCCGCGTCAGGCGCCGGCGCCGCAGCAGGTCGGTGGGCCGGGCCTGGAGCACGCACGGGTCGAACTCGGGGGAGGCGAACAGCGCGTCGTTCGCCGGATCACCGGACTCCCGGGCCGCGGCGGCCGGGTCCGGGACGCCGGCCTCGTCGAGGACCCGGAGCACCTCCGGCTCGGGCAGCCGCTCCAGGGCGCGCAGTACGCAGGCGGCCCGGCCGGGACCGTCCAGGGTGGCCAGCCACTGGTCGAGGGCGAGCTCCTCGGCCCCGCCCGAGCGGGGGAACAGCCGCAGGCCCCACACCTGGGGCAGCGCCGGCGGGAGCTGCGCGCGCCGGGGCAGCGCCCGGAACGTCAGCGGGAGCCCCGCCTCCAGCGCCGCGCGGAGCACCCGCAGCCGGACGTACGCGTACCCGGAGTCGTCCGGGCCGCCCCGCTGCCCCGGGACCCCGCCCTGCACGGCGGCGACGCCCGCCGCCGCGTCCCGCCGCCCGCGCGGCAGCGCCCGCTGGACCAGCGAGTGGGCGGTGAGCACCCGCCGGTTGCGGCCGAGGGCGGGGGGCAGCACCAGATAGGCGAGCCGCACCAGCCGCGGGTAGTGCTCGACGATGGCGGCCTCGGCCTGCTCGACGTCGGGCGGCACGGGGGCCACGGGAGGCTGGGGGCGGGTGGCGGTATCCGGCGCAGTCACGTTCAGCAGAACGAGCGAATCGTCGGATGGTCACCCGTCCGCGTCCCCCGGGCGGGGACTCAGCCCACGAGACGGGCGCGGAGCGCCTCGACCGTTTCGTCCGCGACGCCGAGGCCCTCGCGCACGTACTTCTCCATGGAGCCGTAGCGCGTCTCGACCTCGTCGAGGGCGGCCTCCAGGTAGGAGGGGAAGACCCCGATCAGCGCGAGCGCGATGTCCGGGTTGCCGCCGGCCGCCGTGAAGCCCTCGATCATCGGGGCGAAGGCCTGCTTGACCGCCGGGTTCACGGACAGGTATTCGGCCATCAGAGTGTCGTCGTCCGCGCCGAGCAGCGCCAGGACGACGGTCGCACCCCAGCCGGTGCGGTCCTTGCCGGCCGTGCAGTGGAACAGCAGCGGGCCCGCCTGCGGGTCGGCGGCCTCGGTCAGCAGCATGCGGTACGCGGCCTGCGCGGAACCGGAGTGCACGAAGGACCGGTAGGTGTCGGCGAACAGGGCCTGCGCCTTGCCGCCGCCCAGGTGCTCCTCGGCCACCGCCGGGTCGGAGAGCAGGTCCTTGAGCTGCGCGGCGGCGGGCTTCTTGCCGGCCTCCCGCAGCTTGTCCGCGAGGACGTCGGCGACCAGGAGCCGGGCCCCGGCCGGTATGCGGTCGGGGTGGTCGGCGCGCTCCGCGTCGGTGCGGAGGTCGATGACCGTACGCACGCCCAACGCCGCCACCACCGGGTCGGCGTCGAGGTCGAGCCGGTCGAGCTGGCCGGAGCGCAGGACCAGGCCGGGGCGGACGGTGCGGCCGCCGGAGAGCGGGGTGCCTCCGAGGTCGCGGAGGTTGGCGACGGTGGTGGAGGGGGTGGCGGTCATCGTGGCGGCTCCAGCGGTGTTCGAGTCACTCGTGTCGTGCGGCGGTCTGTTGATCCGGTGATCCGGTCATGCCGTCATGCGGTCATGCGGTCATCCGGTCATGCCGTCATCCGGTCATGCGATCGTGGGGCGATTCAGGTAATTTTCTGACGGTTTGCGCCAGAAAGGCAATCGAGGGCCAGCGAGACGCCCATGCCGATCCCGAGCGCCGCGAGGTGCCCGGCGTCGGTGAAGGTCCGGCCGCGCTTCAGTACGGGCGCCGTCGCGAGCGCCAGCAGGCCGACCCGGGCGGCCGTGCGGACGGGCCCGCGCGGCAGGGCGGAGGTCAGCGTGCCGAGGACGGCGTTGAACCCGTAGCTCGTCCCCACGTCCATGGCGCGGCGGGTTGCGGAATCGGTCGTCCTGCGCAGCGCGCCGTACACCAGGAGGGTCGCCGAGGCGTGCCCGAACAGGAACACCGCGGCCGTCCACCAGGCCCCGTACGCGTATTCGGCGTAGCCGAGCACCGCGACCAGCAGCAGCGCGTACGGCAGGGGCATCGGTTCCTCGACGACGAGAGCGCTGCTCAGCAGGGTCTCCCAGCGCCCGGCGGCTAGGTTGTCGACATTCGTCGAGCAGCCCCGGAGCAGCCGCTCCCGATCGGCCGGTCCGGTGCGCTCCAGCGCGTACGCCCCGAGCTGGACCCCGCCGGCGTACACCGCTCCCCATGGAATTGGATTCACCTGCTCATGATCGGATAAGCCCCTGGCGGAAACCAAGGGGCATCGTGCGAACATGTCCCGGCCATGTTCGAATCCTTCGCGCCACTGCGCGCCACGCGAGCCGCAATATTCGCGGCGATGTGCGTCGTGCTGGGCGCGGTGGGGCATTCGTACATGTCCGGCATGGATGTTCCCTTTCTTGGTCTTCTGAGTGCTTTCGCGGTGACCGCCGTCCTCGCGTGGCTCCTCGCCGGACGACGGCGCGGACCCGTGGGCATCACCGCCGCGGTGCTCGCCGTACAGGGCGTGCTGCACCTCGTCTTCTCCGGCAGTCAGGCGGCCGAGTCCGCCTCCGGGCCCGCCGCGATGCGGGGGCACCACCACGTGCCCGCCGCCGAGGCCGCCGGCGCGGCCGACATGGCGACCGTGGCGGACATGGCCGGCACGGCCTCCCACGGCGGCGCCGGGATGATCGCCGCGCACGCGCTCGCCGGGCTGGTCTGCGCCGCCTGGCTGGCGCGCGGCGAGGCCGCCGTCTTCCGGGTGGCCCGCGTCCTGGGCGCCGCCGCGCTCCACGCCGCCCGGCCGCTCGCCCGCGCACTCGACCTGGTGCGGGCCCGGGTCGCCGCCGTACCGGCCCCGCCCGTCTTCCGCGCCCCGTACCGGCGGCCGCGCCGGCTGCGCGGAGCGGTCCACGCCCACGCCGTGGTGCGCCGAGGGCCGCCCCGGAGCGCCAGTGCCCACCGCTCCACGGCCCCCGGCCGTCCTGCCCGCGCCTGATCCGGCGCACCTCCACGGCACCCGTGCGAGGGGAGGCGAGACCTGGGGCCGCCGTCCCCATGCCTTCGCCAACACCTAGGACCCACATGTCCCTTGAAGAGGTTCAGGACGTCCGCACCCCGGACGCCACTCCGGACGCCACTCCGGACGCCACTGCGGATGCCACCCCGGACTCCGACCCGCCCGCCACCTCCAAGAGCCGCAGCGGCGGCTGGGCCGCCGTACGCCCGCTGCTCCTGCGCATGCACTTCTACGCGGGCCTCCTCATCGCCCCGCTGCTGTTCCTCGCCGCCGCCACCGGGCTGCTGTACGCCGCCTCCTGGCAGGCCGAGAAGATCGTCTACGCCGACGAGCTGACCGTCGCCCGCGTCGGCGACGGAGCCCTGCCGCTCAGCGCCCAGGTCGAGGCGGCCAAGGGTGCCGCACCCGAGGGCGAGGTCGTGTCCGTGTGGCCGGGCCCCGACGCCGAGGCCACCACCCGGGTGATCATGGAGAGGTCGGGCCTCGCGGAGGGCGAGACCCTCACCGTGTTCGTCGACCCGTACACCGCCGAGGTGCGCGGGCAGCTCACCACCGTCGGCGACGCGCTGCCGCTGCGGGCCTGGCTGAGCACCTTCCACTCCAACCTCCAGCTCGGGGAGTTCGGCCGCAACTACAGCGAGATGGCCGCCAGCTGGATGTGGGTGGTCGCGCTCGGCGGCCTCGCCCTGTGGATCGGCCGCCGTCGCAAGCGCAAGGCGCAGCTCGTCCTCCCGGACCGGGGGGCCACCGGTCGGCGCCGGACCCTGTCGTGGCACGGAGTCGTCGGCCTGTGGTCCGTCGCCGGACTCGTCGTGCTCTCCGCCACCGGCCTGACCTGGTCGAAGTACGCCGGTGAGAACATCGGGCAGCTCCAGGACGGCCTCGGCGGGGCCACCCCGGCCGTCTCGGCGAAGCTGAACCCCGGTACGGACGCCGGCGGCGCCGACGAGCACGCGGGCCACACCATGCCCGAGGGTACGCAGATGCCCCCGCCCGCCCCCACCGCCGATGTCGGCCTCGACCGGGCGGTGGCCGCCGCCCGCGACGCCGGTGTCACGGAGGCGATCCGCGTGACCCTGCCCGCCCAGGGCAAGGGGTACGTCATCAAGGAGCAGGACAAGCAGGTGCCGGTGCACTTCGACGCCGTCGCCGTCGACCCCGCCGACGCCCGGATCATGGACGAACTCCGCTTCGCCGACTACCCCGTGCTCGCCAAGATGACCCGCTTCGGCATCGACCTGCACATGGGCCAGACCTTCGGGCTCGTCAACCAGATCGTGCTCGCCGCGCTGGCCGTCGGCCTGATGTTCCTCGTCTTCTGGGGCTACCGCATGTGGTGGCTGCGGAGGCCGACGAAGGACCGCAAGCTCTCGGTCGGCCGCGCGCAGCCGCGCGGAGCCTGGCGGAAGCTGCCCGTGACCGTGCTGCTGCCGCTGGCCGCGGTGACCGCGCTGGTGGGCTGGTTCATCCCGCTGCTGGGCATCAGCCTGGTCGTCTTCCTCGCGGTGGACCTGCTGTTCGGTTTCGTGGCACGCCGCCGGGCTGCGGCCGCGGCCGCGTAGTGCCGCTCCGGTGAAAGCGGTGGGCCCGTACTCCGTGAAGGAGTACGGGCCCACCGTCGTTCCCGGGTCGGTCAGGGGGCGTACTTGTAGCCCACCCGGCGCACCGTCTGGATGGCACCGCGGTGGGACCCGCCCAGCTTGCGCCGCAGCCGGGCGATGTGGACGTCCACGGTCCGGCCGTCGCCGACGTGGCCGTAGCCCCAGACCGTGGTGACCAGCTGGTCGCGGCTGTGCACGCGGTGCGGGTGCTGCACGAGATGGGCCAGCAGCTCGAACTCCAGGTACGTCAGGTC includes these proteins:
- a CDS encoding tyrosine-protein phosphatase, with product MTATPSTTVANLRDLGGTPLSGGRTVRPGLVLRSGQLDRLDLDADPVVAALGVRTVIDLRTDAERADHPDRIPAGARLLVADVLADKLREAGKKPAAAQLKDLLSDPAVAEEHLGGGKAQALFADTYRSFVHSGSAQAAYRMLLTEAADPQAGPLLFHCTAGKDRTGWGATVVLALLGADDDTLMAEYLSVNPAVKQAFAPMIEGFTAAGGNPDIALALIGVFPSYLEAALDEVETRYGSMEKYVREGLGVADETVEALRARLVG
- a CDS encoding rhomboid-like protein is translated as MNPIPWGAVYAGGVQLGAYALERTGPADRERLLRGCSTNVDNLAAGRWETLLSSALVVEEPMPLPYALLLVAVLGYAEYAYGAWWTAAVFLFGHASATLLVYGALRRTTDSATRRAMDVGTSYGFNAVLGTLTSALPRGPVRTAARVGLLALATAPVLKRGRTFTDAGHLAALGIGMGVSLALDCLSGANRQKIT
- a CDS encoding PepSY-associated TM helix domain-containing protein, which produces MSLEEVQDVRTPDATPDATPDATADATPDSDPPATSKSRSGGWAAVRPLLLRMHFYAGLLIAPLLFLAAATGLLYAASWQAEKIVYADELTVARVGDGALPLSAQVEAAKGAAPEGEVVSVWPGPDAEATTRVIMERSGLAEGETLTVFVDPYTAEVRGQLTTVGDALPLRAWLSTFHSNLQLGEFGRNYSEMAASWMWVVALGGLALWIGRRRKRKAQLVLPDRGATGRRRTLSWHGVVGLWSVAGLVVLSATGLTWSKYAGENIGQLQDGLGGATPAVSAKLNPGTDAGGADEHAGHTMPEGTQMPPPAPTADVGLDRAVAAARDAGVTEAIRVTLPAQGKGYVIKEQDKQVPVHFDAVAVDPADARIMDELRFADYPVLAKMTRFGIDLHMGQTFGLVNQIVLAALAVGLMFLVFWGYRMWWLRRPTKDRKLSVGRAQPRGAWRKLPVTVLLPLAAVTALVGWFIPLLGISLVVFLAVDLLFGFVARRRAAAAAA